Genomic segment of Drosophila biarmipes strain raj3 chromosome 2L, RU_DBia_V1.1, whole genome shotgun sequence:
ATATGCGGCGTTGATGGGGGACTGTGGGATACCATCTCGATCTCGGGGTGTGTCCGCACCGCATGTCCATGATATATGCACATCTGCATAATGCTCCCCGGCCAACTGTCCGCTGACATGACGGCGACATAATGACGAACAGGTCACTCCCACTCCCCCTCCAGGAACTTTGGATCCCGGCATACTTGGGACACTGTCGTGTTACGCATCAGTCTCGTGTCAACAGAAAAAAGGGACAGGGATGGGGAGGGAGACACTTGTACTCTGCATAAGTAGCCATTAATAGGTGCCATGTGCATATCATTTTGGGTCTAGTTTTACGAGTAGTTCGGCTGTTTTAAATGCCTTCGCAGAGCGTGCCGTTTATTTACGATCTTCATTTCAAAAGAGCAAAGTCTGGCAACGGGGCTCCGTCTCCCTTCTGATTTGAGGATCGACATGGGATGGTAAATGGAGGAGGTCGAAAACAAGGCTGGATGCATTGTCGAAAAAGGGTTCACATGGATGCGATTTAATGGCCTTAAACAAACTACATTGTAAGCATGTTTCGGAATTGAATTTCAGTTTAATGGCTCAAACACTCCACAATTAGGGCAGTTTAAATTAGggagttaataaaaaaataatttatttatctgttCATTTAGTTAATTACGTACAGAAGTGCCTAAATGCAAATCCGCTTTCAACAACTGTATAAATTGAATGTAAAGTAATGTAAACTTGTATTTATCTAccttttatatgtttttttaatattgaacTTAATTAGTTTCAGAATAAATATCGAAATTGGTGAAAAAGAGGGCCTTACCATCAACAAATCGTTAGTACTTTAAGAAATTGGAGCCGATTCGGCTAGTTTTGGTGCCTACTTTACTAGTTCAAATACAAATGCGtcatagaaataaaataaaaaccattagGCTGGTAAAAATGCCTAAACTTGTAATATCCTGTCATATTTATGAAGTGAGTAATAATTTCCAGATTACGCCTCGGTAAGTTGATTCCAAGTCCGAGGAAGTTATCATATCGCAAAGTCCATTACCGCTTTCCACTTACTTCCTCAATTTTTGCCGACACTCTGGCCACACTGCCGATGTTTACGCAAATTTCGCACGTGGGCGTCGCGGCTTACTCACGCGTCAAAGCAAAAGAAACGCAAACGAAGACAAAACGCGGCTGCTGCGGCGTCGCGTTTCTCCGGGAGCAACAACAAGTCAGCAGCTgagaacaaaaacaaactgcACAAGGCAACAACAAGTTGTCGCTGCCTCAGTCGACGCCTCTGCCGCAGTCGCTGCCTCAGTCGACGGCGACGCAGAGCGCCGATCACTCCCTTTGCATTTTCGaattttcagtttcagttcgCGTTGGAACGTTGAACAAGACGGTGCGTGTTCGTGGTCGTTCGATAAGTGATCAGCAATCGGTGGTCAGCAATCGAAACAGATCATTCTTAGCGACAGATCGTTGTTCTACGGTTTTGAAGTGTCTTTCAAAATCACTCGACTGAATACAAGTCTTCTGACTATATACCATATATAAAAAACCGATCCTCAAGCAGCATCCTCCAATACCACTTCCATTTCCAAGGTGTCCAAGATCGCGTCGGGTTCGCCTTCTCGCCGTTAATAGCATAAaagtgttttaatttttattggcacGAACGGGGCGAGTCAGTTTTGGAGCAGTTGTCGTTGCTGGAGGACCGTCGTCGCGTGTTCGCCTCGATCCTCAATTCCCGATCCTATAAAAATCAGCTCCACGAGATCTTCGCGTGTGACGTCCCCCCATTCCACCTCTATACCTGGGGGAATTTTGAAAAGGGTTTAGAGTTTAAGTTATCTAATGCATCCGTTTCGTTATCGATTCTTTTAGTGTGAAGAGCCTGCGAGTTGTTTGATCTTTCGGTCATCCGAAATACCCAATAAAAGTGTCTGTGCGGTCGTCCAGGAAGCGGCGGCAGAGTGTGAAACACTCGTAAAAATAACTCAAGTCGTTTCCATTCTAAATTGCGCGTTGACAGCCGCAAGTGGCGCAAACAAGCCAACAACAAGGAGCTGTCACTTCCGTCCCGCCAAGTAGAATTCACTTGGATCTGCACCTCGGCAGCGTGGCACTTCTCGAGCACGAGCCGCGTCCTTGACCAAGAGGTGAGTGTGAAGGTTGGCCAGGCCTCCAGACCCCCGGGCCACAGGCGCTCAAGAGTGTGCTACACATGAGCCTGTTGTGTGGCCAAAATCTGGGTTAGTCTGGTCAAATACCCCGGGGAGTTGAGTGCTTAAAGTGGCCATGCTTAACTTAAGTTAAGCTGTTCTAACAGAGTATGAATGGCAAATGGTAAATTATCTAGATTTACAGACTGTTAAACACAAAGCATACTATTTTCAGGCACTCaaatagtattatttttaaatgaggCTTTAGGAAACTAATACAATTGCCTTTAGAATTGTAGATATTTCGAAAGCCAATAATACCTgatatattatatgatatttaaaaaaatacaaggcAATAAACTCGAAAAAGTATCGGTactttgcaaaataaaatctaaacTCGAGATTTGTGCCAAAAAGAACTAAAATAAAGCTAGATGGATCAAAAAATACATTCCGTTACACCCACTTAGATGGAACTCTTTTTCATCCATCTTTTTTGGTTGATAATCACCAACTTGTTGAGAGGCCCATTAATGAATACTTTTCTCGAGCGCTCCGCAAGGCTTCGATTCATTTCACCGACATTTTATATCTGATGATAAATCATGCTAATTGTTGTTGTAATTCAAATACTATCGATACATATTAATTAGCCACACCCAGGCCAACCGCAATCTCGCAGCTAAATCGGCCTGTGGCATCCACGGAGAGCGAGCGACATTAATCTATGGGGGATCTTAAGATCTTATCTGCATTGGCGCCATAAATACCGCAGCCGAgtcataatttattaattaccGGACTTTCCACACATATTTAAACGAGCAGATTGAGGTTTATGCCTTCGAGGGAACTATAATTATGTGATCACCTAGGTCGGAGCAAAGAATATTTGTTCCTACCAAATATGAATTTCTGTTCGGAACAGCAGCCCCAGATTGTTAATGATGTTGACCAAATGAAGCTGGGCACAGTCCCCCACAACGGTTTATAtactttgttttatttgtctCGATTTCCCAATCACTTCGCTATTTCGACTGGGTTCCGATCTGCTCTGCTACTTTATTCAAAGCGATTCAATTAAAGACGCCCACAGCAGCGATCCCCATAGCAATTTATAACTGCCAGTTCGAGAGACATTTTAGACTTGcggttattttattatttgaataaattatCAAAAGGCAGTGGCGTTGTGGCTTGGAGGGGTTTTTGGCCTAAAAAGTAGTAAACACTACTTGGGGGATAGTTTGTATAAGGCCTTTGGGTGACTTTCTTCTGGTGGTCAATTCAGATCTCTTCGTTATGCAAAAAGCTCTGACAAAAgtagagtttttatttttgttagccCTGTCCAAACATCGACACCCCTCTACTCGCACAGAAGACTCCTCAGTCATGGCAATACCGCTCTGACCATATATAGAGCTCGAGTTTGACattattaaaacataaataatattgccATTGTTGGTATTGGAATTTCCGCTTGGCAGCGAGTTATGAGTTcataaacaaatgcaaattaagtGGAAAATTGTTGCACCAGCAAATTAGCGCATCGTCAGTGGAAAGTCATTCAGGCGCTGATATCCGACCTTATGTGGCGAACCAGgctaacaaattttaatgcTTTGTATTGACTTCAGCTCGAAATTTGCAATTCAAATAAAGCTCAGCCACAAAAGAAGCTGAGGCTTTTGTGTTGGCAGCTTGGACTAGGGGCTTCAAAACTAATCCAAGCCGAATGGAGACGCGACTTCGTTTTAATGGTTCATCAACATAAGTTAATGGGTTTTCGGTTTTGGCCTAATGACAGATTAAACACATTCTCAAACGATTTGACAAGATCGCCAACATAAAATGAGCCAAAATCTTATCCGGGCATgaaaaatatcatttataaTCGGGGGACCGAAGATCTTTTATGTtggatacattttaaatatttattttgcgaGGATATGCAAATGTTTAAAGACAAATAGTGGGGTGTACCTATCCACCAGACACCTGgcaaaaatcttttaattacATAGCGGAAATATTTGATGTCAATAAAATACGATTTGGGATAGATTCTAGCTGCTGGCTatacacatttatttaaaaatgttggttAACGACCTTTGTCGTATGTATAGATGTATGTATAGATTtatttgtatgtatgtatagaTTATCGCATGAATATCTTAAAATAAGTAAGCATTAGATAAAAGATTGCTGGCAGAAGATTAATAATGGCAAAACCTcagtttttaacatttatcaACAATCTTTTCTTACACCTACAATTTCAATCACTTTGATTTATGCCGTTGTTCCGATTGAGCAACTTGGCAGGTGGCAATTACCATACCAGAAATCTCCATCACCCTGCTTATAACTGACAGACCTTTCAATGTTTTGAAATAGGACTCCATATAACACCTGAAAAAGCAGCATTTCAAGCTGTCAACTACTGCATTtttgtggaaaataaataGTGTAAAAATGAATgggaaaaatccgacaaaaagaCCGAGTCGAAATTCAAATCGATACAAATACAGAAATCAATAAAGTGAGGACGTCAAGTGCCGCCCGAGACTGCCGAACTCGACTGTGACTCCAATCCTAATCTTGACACTTTGAAAGCGACGACCAAAAAAATGGTTGCCCCGCGCCGGAAGTTATACAAAGTCTATTATGATGAAACCAATTTATCAGGCTGCTCAAAATCAATTCAGTTCACCACAGTTCGTTATTTTGCTGGCTCCAATTATAAAGTGCGGGGAAAGCTAGCTGCAAATGAAAATCCGCCGAAGAATTTCCCTAAGTGGCTTAGCCAGGGCCCGCTCTTTCTCTCGATTTTTCACTCTTTTCTCGCGATGCGTAGGCGCCGGCATAGATTTTTTCCATGTCAAACCAGCGACTGACAGCAGGTTTGCCAGCCATTCGGAGCCCCAACTCGAACTGAAGTTTTCGGCTGGGTCTGAGCATTTAAGCGCGGCTGATTTGATTTCAGTGACACGACGCCCGCGGCGGCAGCGAAACTTGTCCTGCCCACACGCGACCGCGACTGCGCGGTTTTAGCCGCCGCGCATGCGCAGTAGCTTCGCGAGcgtttttcttttcgttttaatttttgcGCCGTTTTAAACGCCCTGGGGGACGTGGACACCGCGGTTGCATGCTGGCGCGACCGGGAAAAAGagtcaaaatatttgaatttctaaTGCCATACGAGGGCCGGCACAAGAGTGTATCATTAAGTCATCCAATAGTTCAAAACAATTGAGATGTTTGGCCTTGCTGATTAAGCCCGGTTTTGAAGAGGGTACTTTGGCAACACAGTATTAAATTCTCCCATGAGGTGAATAAGAAAGCAGtatgaaatcattttataaTACGCAATCACGACTCTATATTAGGACACAAAAACTAAGCCACCGAATATGGATTTTTTAAAGCCTAAGCTTCATTAAACTCAACGTATCAAAGATAATAGTCCTCTGATTAACTCAATTAGTTATTTATAGATCATACTTGCAAAAATATTGCAATAAAACTATATAATTGGTCAACACatttgcaaaaaattatttaaaatttacaaaacgTGCCAGGTAGGCAACATTGCCAATTTCTTCTATGAAAAGTACgttttccaattttaattggaatttCTGTTATTGAAGgatgcaaaaatattattgtaagCCTTAAGTTTGTATAAGAAACTATGTAATGGAAGGATATGGGATTAGAGAtctattcaaatatttattttatccaaGTGGGCTAAAGATAAACCGCATTTCTGGCTTGAACTCAGTTTATCTGTTTCACGATATTGTAAATACCCCTTTTTGTACCTCTGAAACAACCCTCGCTGCCAACCGGCTACCCTGGGTTCTTTTTCCCTTTCGCTGCCTCACCGGCCTGCCATTTAATCTGATGAAAATGACTTTTCCGATAAGCATCAGATTTCCTTTGATGATAGACCAGAAACGCCTTTGTCACTGCCGTGACAGTGACGCTAAACTTGTTCAATCGGTTCGGATCAGTGGGGCTCTAACCCGGCTAGTGGGTgacgatcccgatcccgatctaGATCCCCTGGAACCCTACTCAGTTGCGGTTTTGGCTTGCGGCTTCCGTGTGCATTTGcctttgcttaattaaatgtCAATCAATGTACTCGTCGGTTTATGGAGACGGACTTTGTTTCTGATTTGTCTGCTTTATTAAGTCGATGTGGCGGCGTCTTCGTGATGTGAATGCTGGGGAGATGCGGCTGTGGTTTTTGCCTCCGACTCTTTGGCGTCTCCTTGGCGAGATTCTGTTTTTGGGGCCTCGAGTTGACGACTGCGTGGGCGCTGGACAATAATATATGCTCGGCCTATGCATGATCTATACCAAACCGATGgcattaaaaagtatttaataaatttcaggCCTGGGGATTATGTGTTTTTAGGCGTACATTCGGAGGTATTTCCACTTCTGGTTTCGGTTTTTCTTTATGGTCGAGGCGGATTACTCGGTTGACATTTGGTGGGAAATGTTCTGAGTTTCGATCGGTAGCCAGCGGGCACTTAACTGGGTATTAATAAACGTTTCAATGAACACTTGGCACAGGTCTGGGGGCATTACGCTTGGGTTAAGTTTTTGATAACCTTTCAGGGAATTTGAAGTGGATGAATAGCTCGGATGGCTTAGGTCTCTAGAACCTATGGCAATGATGGGATGAAATCTCTTGAGGACTTGGTAATATCTTTggaatttgtttgtttaatcTTTTGATGggagatttatttaaagaattaagtcaagcatttttcaaaaacCCGTGATTCCAATGATATATgtttgttatttattaaaaaatttcttggttttttaACCTTTACCTAAACTTCCTTATGGTGCCTTTTCTATAGCGAGGCTCTCAACTGCCTAGCTTAATCTCCCGTCCTAAAGCACTCTCAGATCCCATCTGTCGCATGGACAATAAAAACCCTAAAATACTTTCGAATGCTCTCAGCCCAAGTATATAGTCGATGTGATCTGCCACCGTTTCCAGCAGTTTTATTACTCGGAGAGACCCATGCTCTGGTAATTGCGATTACACCCATAAACGGAACAGATCCACAGCCCACAGATCCACTTGTGACTCAGTGACATTGTAGCCAGGAGAACGAGAAGTGAACAACAGCAGTAACAACTGCCACTATAAATCCATAACTGTCAGTCAACATTTTGGACCAGTATCGGAGAAGTTGTCGTCGTGTCTTGTAAGGCCAGAACGCCTTTTGCTTTTGGCCCGGCTTTGATTCTGACTCCGACTATGACTGTGAATCGCGATTTGGATGGCTGGGAGCATCGTCGACCGTTACCACATTCCTGGGACACCTTCAGGCCACAGCTAGCAACATCTCGGCCACATTTCTTGTGTTTATTTAAGCATGAAAGTTGTGTAATGGCTGGGAAGTTGGAAAATCAACCTGAAAGTCTCTATCAATTGTATGCGTGTGTTGTGCAGTTTGTAACACTTCTTGACATTTGTGGCTGCTCAAGTGATGAGCTGAATGCCCAATTGCAACTGGTTATTTTTGGGGGATATTTTACAATTCATTTTACGACCACAGCTTGTTTAATACCAATCAGTGGGTACTTCTTGCTATCCTATCCTATTTTATTTCACTGATCGTTAAAGGCTGAATTTATGATGCGCAAAGGAGCTAAGAAAGTAGGTCGCTTTTTTGAGATTTATGTGAATCATGAAAAAAGGATGGGGCTTCTTAAGGAAAGCAGATCAAAGCAGTTTAGGAATGTTGCCTAATATTGGTCAGTTATTTTTTTACCAAgtaattaaaatcataaatttacTTATGTAAAGGCCATTTTACGTTATCTGATCACAGCCCTTCCCAGAAATTGTTCAAACATCAAAAATTCAGCATTAGGCTCCCATCAACTTTTCCTCGAAACTTCCGCTGGGGAAGCACCTGAACACACACCAGGGCGAAAACAAATCGGGGAACACacattaaataaacatttatttaagttgAAGGAGGCATGCAAGAAAGAATGATTGCAAATATCCAACATAAATCTCAGAATACTCAAAGAATCCACACTAGAAAATTACAAcaagaaatataaaacttaAGCTCCGAAATGCTTTATGATGATGACGCCCACAGATGGCTGAAGAGATGAAAGATTTAGGGGGGAGAtctatacaaatatatactTTGAGCTGATATATCTATGTGATACCCGACCAAGTACTTCCGGCAAGGTGGGCAATACAAAATTCTAAGGGGGAACCTAAAGTTTCTAAGATTCTTGttaaaaatctcaaaaatgctgcaaaatatttatcaatcGCTCTTCTAGTGCCTCGCTTCATACTTTTCCAgctaaacaatttaattttaattttatttattattttatgcgattttattttatgcccCGCTACGCAATGCGTTTTCTcatcgttttatttttaaacgtaAATAAACAACCACCGGCTGAGGACCGAGGTCTGATTTTCTTCGCTTTATCGTTTctttctttatatttatatttcagcGGACGGAGAGACTTTGGAGTGAGGAGCCGGTACCCTCCGCCCTGCATCCCCACACCCAAAACACAGAAgactgcagcagcaacgaGCACGATGAATTGGACGCGCGTGCTGCTAATCGGGTTGACCGCCTTGGCGCTGACATTTGTGGAGGTTGCATCACTCTCACTCGATCCAGGTAAGTGCCAACGGTCCACCCTTCCCGCCCGCTGTTTGCGATCCAGCCACCTCTTTTCCCAACTGGCCGAGGGTACTGAGAAAAAGTTTTGATGTACTACTAGATAAATCCACGAAGAATTCCCGGGTTCCTAGATACAAAACACTTATAGATagtattatacatttttcggAACTTacaattacattttcaaatcAGGAGAATCACCATaaaattctattaaaaaatcaaGCGGTTTGATTAGTTAAATACCTTTAAGCTCCAAAATCCTTTCCGGCCTTCTTTAGTATGTGtccttttatattttattaaattgtaattgGATTGAATAGTTTAATAATCATCACAGCTCCAAACGCTTTATAATCTATAGTTCTTTCAGattgatattttattaaattttaattgctttcgATTAGCATTTTTCTAAGATTCTTCCGAAACCGTACACACTATTTGGAttgactttaaattaattgatttatacGAACATAGCCACATGATTTTCCACATGTGCAGTGTATGCACATATTTTCACAATATTTATGGCTAGCTAGCGACTGCACCGCTGTCAATGCTTGCCGAGAAACGCCCGAAAGCCATAGTTTTGGTTAACAACTCGGCGATTTATGTAAATCTCGAACTCAAATCCCAATGCAAACGTCGCCAAATGACAGTCGGGTCACCGGCTGTTGAGTCGGTGACCTCCCTGCTCCGTAGATGGCGATATCACGAGCCGCAGGCCATCTCGCGACTGGAAATCGCCACTCTTGTGCCCGTGTCCCGGGCCCGAgtccatgtccatgtccgTTTCCATATCCAAACCCATGTCCACGTCGTGAAGGTCACCTGGCATGGGCCTGTCAAAAGTCGGTCGCTGCCAGCATGACAAATAACCGCACAAATGCGTGAAATTCTATATGGAGTCGTCTTGATGGATTCTCTTGCCCACGGATTGTGCAAATACGGTGTCGCGTGTTTTTATTTGGGCTAACACGGCCCGGCCTTAGAGGCAGTCTCTTCGGGTGACCAAAATAAATAGTTCCATGTTCCCTGTCCGAGGTGTGTTGTAATCCGTGGCAGGCGAAATAAGCGATTGCCAATGTTTGTGGGCAAACAGAGCAAGTGGCCAAGTCTCGGTTTGCTTGAAGAGATTAACAAACATGACCCAATGGTGATTAGGGTTCCGTAAGCCTTATTATCTCTGTCTATACTTAGATGTTTATTTGGTAATCAATATGTGTGGCAACGGTAGAACGGAAGTTGTTCTTAACAGTTTCGAAACTGATCTTTGAAACCGAAACGAGATAAGGCAGGAACCTCGGCCATGTTTAAACGTCCACCAAAATAAACTGAAGTGTACATAATATTTATCTTTTCGCTTGCAGTCGCTTCTGCTGAACTGGAACAGTTTATAAGGAAGGGAGATGTGGTCATATCAACGCGACACATACGGTTAGTTATCAACAACGATTCCAAGGAATGATGCCTGATTTTTCGAATCAATATCCATTAGACCTCGTCGAAAGCTGCACATATCCATAGAAGCCCTCTTCATGATCGACTTCCCCACGCTGAAGCACAAGATGTCCTTCTTCCTGGACCGCAAGCAGCAGCGGGTAACCCTGGACATCAGTGCGAACGGGGCCACCGAGTCGCGGAACTTCGAGATACCCAACATCAACGAGACGAGCACCATCCGATCCCTGGCGCTGCAATTCTCCAAGAATCGCATAACGCTCTATGTGGACTGCAAGGCGAGCACGCACCACGACATCGACATGAACCTGGCCAAGCTGTACACCCAGATGGATGATCCGGTGATCAAGCTGGTGAGTGGATGCAGCCCAGTCTGCCCAGGCTGCAAGTGAGTGAACCGAGTGAACCATTTCCATTGACAGTTCCGTGAGCGCAAGTATCCCCTCCACTTCGACGGGGACATGGAGCACTCCCTGCAGAGGGCCAACTGCCAGAAGGGAATGCATCGGCGCGGCAACCGTCGCATGCTGCGCAACAAGATCACCGAGCGAGGTGAGTTATCCCGACAATCTTTGGCTCCCTACGACCCACCCAAATCTgcatgcactgggaaaaatactttttgaaaGTCCGGGCTTAAGATTTATTAACACTTAATTTCTTTGGTATTAAAGGAGTATAATAGCTAAAGTTTTGTAACAACTAAAAAACTTGTAATTTCGAAAGAGGTATAAGTTATAAGATAAGTTATTTAACAATCTCTagtattacttattttttgatcTTCGAGTACCTCTAAGATCTGAATCATCAGTTGTTAGTTAGttcctttattttgtttagttgccgtacaacttaattttttgataaaaatatgGAATTTGTAGCTTTACTGGATTAAGTTATCTATAGATTCTTGACTTGGTAACAAAAGTTTTGTATATTTAGATAATATACTCTTACGCATAATTTAAGTGGTTCCATTTATTGTACTTACTGATTATTAGATAACTcctatttaattattttcctttaATAATTCTTCCCCGTCTCCCAATCTTTGCAGAGAAGAACAAGAAGCGCGATGTGCGCGGCTGGTATGAGCCAACCATCGCCAGGGAAGGAGTCACGGACCGCAGGCACCAGGAGGTACCCACGGACGTGGAGCGCGGCGACATTCCCGTTCTGAATGGCGATTGCGAAGGTAGGTTGCCCGGCACTCACCTGAACCACCCATCACCTCCGCACTTGGTTATCAACTGTCAGTCGGTAGTCAGTCGAGGCAGTCCACGGATCTGGGCCCAAAGGCGTGGCCCCTTCCAAAACGAGGCTTCCTACGACTCCGAGGGTTCGGCTCGTGTTAGCCCGATGCTCGTTTTGATGAAATTATTTGGCCTTTGTCAGTTGGCGTTTATGTCACTCGAGGAACATAATTCAATTAGGCAAATGTTGCGGAGCAACCTGAAATGGGGTATGTGCGTGGGCTGGGGAACCGATTCGGGGGATTGTTGCATTGAGTGGGGGCTTGGGATTTCAATGGCATGTGCAAGTGAATGAACGAGGCCTTGAACACAGTAGGGACATTCTCATTCTCGAATTGCAACCATATCAGTAAAGCAAGAAATTTGTGAAATACCAAGAATAGTATGTCAGACACTACCAAA
This window contains:
- the LOC108034022 gene encoding uncharacterized protein LOC108034022 — protein: MNWTRVLLIGLTALALTFVEVASLSLDPVASAELEQFIRKGDVVISTRHIRPRRKLHISIEALFMIDFPTLKHKMSFFLDRKQQRVTLDISANGATESRNFEIPNINETSTIRSLALQFSKNRITLYVDCKASTHHDIDMNLAKLYTQMDDPVIKLFRERKYPLHFDGDMEHSLQRANCQKGMHRRGNRRMLRNKITEREKNKKRDVRGWYEPTIAREGVTDRRHQEVPTDVERGDIPVLNGDCEDALARSLSDLLALVKLLREDVAHQRQEIAYLRMLLENCAGCKNPLSNDNQLRIEPDCRSANPCYPGVECLDSAAGPRCGLCPLGFIGDGKTCKPGVTCAHHICYPGVQCHDTVNGAQCDSCPAGYEGDGRTCSLRNPCLDAPCPSGNILVPTHNVQHYQRQSQYTARKYSVVTN